AAATCTGCTTTGGCAAACACTCAGTGAATCCCATATAGGTAGTCctcaaaatgacaagaagaattaaaatacatcTATCCAGAGTTTATAACACTCACCGAAAGAAAGATGGGAAACATATGTCCTTAAAACTTAGGAAGTACCTGACACATTTGCTTgattaaaatgtaaacttttataTGTAAGAAAGGAGTACACATACTCAAAGACAAACCAAAACCTGGAAAAAGTATAATATTTacagtagaggggcacctggatggctcagttggtcaaactTCTgacttgggttcaggtcatgatctcaaggacctgggatcagTCCCTAcatcaagctccatgcccagtggggagtctgcttgtccctctctctctcaaataaaatctttaaaatattcgTGTATTTAAGATAGCAGAgctaatttctttgttttataaataaaatttttaaaaataccaagaaaataaagaataattaagaattacatctagtggggtgcctgggtggctcagtcattaagcatctgccttcagctcaggtcatggtcccagggtcctgggattgagccccatatccggcttcCTGCttcttgggaagcctgcttctccctcccccattcaccttgcttgtgctctctctcttgctgtgtctctctcggtcaaataaataataaaatcttcaaaaaaaaaattacatgtagaaaaataggcaaagagtATGGAGAGAGAACccacaaataaaaatagagattgtTGGATAGACAACATAGAATAAGTTGTGAGAGAATGAGAACTACCATCCATATTGTTGTGTATCTATATTGGTAAACTCTTCTGAAAGAAAACTTTGTGATGTCTGTCAATGCCTATCTGGTAGTCACTCACATTCCTAGGCATTTACCCTGTGAATATACTCAAGAGTAGCACGTGTGTAACAGTATTCTCATCTCAGCACTGTTTCAAAAGCCACAAATGAAAAACAGTCCAGAAGTACACCGTATGGTATATCTATACAGAAATacactattaaaaagaaaatagttctgAGTACAGCTCCCAGATACatcaaggggaaaagaaagcagtAGGCGTGGAAATGTATATAGAATGTTcacatttgtttaaattttacaGGCATACATAAATTGTTGCGGAACACAATAAATTAATTCTCATCTTTGGAAATGGGATCTGTTTGTCATGAGTGTTACAATGTTCACTTATCAAATTTTATACTGTTTGAATTTGTactaaatgtaaattatttttaaaatatttaaaattagtttaatGGTATGTtgtttgaacagatacttcttaGGCTGAAAGTAGTTACCATTATCCCATACAAACATGAAGAGTTTGGTGTATCACACGTgtgtgtttctgtgaattttaatGTTGAGCTATTTGTTTTATCAGGTGATTGCCCATTGATTGTTCAGTTTGCTGCTAATGATGCAAGACTTTTATCTGATGCTGCTCGTATTGTCTGTCCTTATGCGAATGGAGTAGACATTAACTGTGGTTGCCCTCAGAGGTAAAACTTAAAGAAGTtggaagaattttcaaaaaattagaaaaaaactatGTGAACATGGTAAACTATTTCTCCAGTTttccaagaataaaaaaataaaatggagttaaAGCACTTGGGACCCaaataagaagcaagaaaaaaataaggaaagattaTTTAGGAACAGATATGCAAAGGTGTTTTCTGATTGCTAAAACAAAGCATGGATAAGTGTTTCATCTTACCTCACCGCTAGAATTTTTTTATGTGTGGATCTGCCTTGAACTTGATCCATAGGTTGTTAGGGAAGACTAGAACATTTATAGCAGTCcctaaagtgaatttttttttcttcctaaagtgAATTTTTACTGCTATGTCAGGCAAGAAACTGTGATTCTATGATTCGAGAAATTGCCCCTTGTTTTCTCctaattaattttctcttcattatttttttaacagatattaTTCTCTATAAGAATACCTTCTTATAATTGCCTTTTCTTTCCATACCACAGTTATTTGGTTGAGTCTAAGTAACTGGGTACTGATAGGATGCTTAGTTTGACGTTAATATCCCTACCTTCCTAACACCATGTTAGGTTATATGTCGATAATACAAAATGTGtccaaagaataaaatcaagGTTTTAAGTACATCATAATCCAAACCAGATTAGACATATTTGTATACTCATTAAGAGAGTTAAGTAAGCTGTTCAGTGGTGTTGGAATGCTGTAAGCCAAAAATATCTTTCTACTATTAAGATTAATAGAACATCTTGTTATGTACAATAAACAtcaaatttggaattttaaaaatctgaagtaaTTGAAATTAATTACAAATACCTAAGTCTGTTTTGgttgaatgaattttaatttaattttctcactTGCCAATGAAAACCATTTTTCCTAAGTACTTTTTGATCTGGGAACATGTTTTCCTTATCTCCTATTGATCCACTTTAAAATGTTGGATCTGTGAATTATAAAAATCTGATTCCGTTCCAGTCACTAAGATTAAGAAATAGATGTACTtaatgatgcttttaaaattgtatctCCTTgtccatatatttataatttatttgttgtGTCTGCTTTATAAAGGTGGGCAATGGCAGAAGGTTATGGAGCTTGCTTAATAAACAAGCCAGAGCTTGTTCGAGATATGGTGAAACAAGTAAGAAATCAAGTGGAAAATCCCAGATTTTCAGTATCTATTAAAATAAGGTAAAGACAATATTTTAATCTACTGACAAGATAGTCTATtacttaggaaataaaaaagtgCCTTTTGTCTAAGAGTGTGGATGTATCCATCCTTAATAAATTGGTAGCTAGTGTTTGGATATGTTGAAATAAGACATTTAGTAAATTATTATGTACcataatttttattcataaaaataacagaacttcattatttttttaacagatattaaaaaatccctttattattaaaaacttcCCCTGAAAAGAAACCCTGTTTTTTTCTATGTACTGCTTAAATGATAATGCTGAgaggggcaccgggtggctcacttttaagcatccaactcttaatctcagctcaggtcttgatctcaggagtcgtgagttcaagtcttgcatcgggctccacactgagcctggagtctactttaaaaataaataaataaataatgatgatgCTGAGAAACATTCCTGGTGCCAAgagtagaaaatagaaataatgtttGCACTAAAATTCCacaatgaaaagagaataaaCCGGGAACAGGTTTTTGGGTGACAggctaaaaatatatttcatgataATGTATTATATTCTCCCACTCGCAGATTGGGGCATACACAAAAGATATTAGGATACTGTCTTTCCATTCCTCCTTTCCATCCAAGTATTCTTGGACGACTTTTTCAGTTATCAAAACCAAAAGGGTGAAGCACTAGGTAAGGTAAAATTTGTCATCCTATTGTTCCAATAGTGAAATAGCTAAATTTGAAGTCTTAGATGGAAACTGATCTCTGAACAAAACCTTTCTGATAGTAGCATGTGGTGATAATATAGCAAAGCTAACTGAATAATGTATcagatgaaatattattttatttaacttattaattCTAGCATTAAGATTTGTATGCTGTAAGTAGACTGATGTAATTTTGAAATTGCAGGATCCATGATGACCTTACAAGAACTGTAGATCTTTGTCGAAAGGCTGAGGCAACAGGAGTTTCTTGGATTACAGTCCATGGAAGAACTGTTGAAGAAAGACATCAGCCGGTCCACTATGAggctattaaaataattaaggaaaatatgTCTATACCTGTAATTGCTAACGGAGACATCAGAAActtaaaagaagcagaaaatgtaTGGCATATTACTGGGACAGATGGTAAGAAATAAgtacttgagtttttttttacttttaattaacaacaacaaaaaaaatgtggGCGTAGGAGAGTAAGGTTAATGTGATTTTTCATTATTGGTCTTCAAAGTGGAGCCATGTTGTACTGATTTAAGCtaaacaatttattaaaattatattaactcTTATACTCAGAGGCAGAAGATTATTTTAATTGGGGCAAATTAAGTCAGTTACTTTTCTGCCACCATCATATCCAATGAGTGGCCAGTTAGAAGGCTATTAGTAAAATAGGTAGccttttcataaaatagaaattagtgAACACAGAGTGGTCATAAAGCCAAAGGAACTACCTACTGCTAAACAGTTTTGTTACTCCCTTAAATTATTGGCACACCAAGGCCTGTGATAAGTGTTGCTAAATGGGAGAATGCAAATAAACTTAAGCAAACCCAATTCATGACGATCTGGATTAACCCTAAAAAAATCCTTAGAGACTAATTGTTTAAtgtaaaagtcttaaaaaatttttttaaattcttataagTACATTGAAACATTGTTGGGTTTATAAACAAATCAAATTGGTTTGTAATTTAGACTAATACATGATTATTATGAAACCTtgtaataatactttatttttcagtattctcagtttgtttcattaAGTTTGACCTCATACCCATGAGTTCTTAATATGTGGACAAATGTAATATGCTTTAATTTATAGGTGTGATGGTTGCAAGAGGACTCTTAGCAAACCCGGCCATGTTTGCTGGATATGAGGAAACCCCACTGAAGTGCATCTGGGACTGGGTTGACATTGCTCTTGAACTTGGAACTCCATATATGTGTTTCCATCAACATTTAATGTACATGATGGAAAAGATAACttcaaggcaggaaaaaagagtATTTAACGCTTTGTCAAGCACATCAGCAGTCTTAGATTACCTAACAGACCATTATGGCATTTGACTGGACTTCTAAATTTCCTTAGTATTTACTTCACTTTATATCTACAGTGAAACCACCCAAGGTCACATTTTGGTTTCTACTTTAAGTCAGTGTCTCTCACACATTAGCTTAAGAACAGAACcctgagaacattttaaaaagttcgtCCTAGACCCCatcctcagagattctgattcagtagatctctAGGTGGAAGCAAAATTTAGTTTAAAAGAAGACCCCAggtagggggcctgggtggctcagatggtttgggcatctgccttcagctcctgtcatgattccagggtcctgggatggagtcttgtgTTGGACTCTcttctcagtagggagcctgcttctctctctgactctctttctgtctctcatgaataaataaataaagtcttaaaaaaaaaaaaagaagaagaagaagatgacgaCGATGACATCAGGTAGATCATACATCCTGGTCATCCTACCCAAACATTGACAAGTAATTGCTCTGAATCCTATtatggattgaaagaaaaaaaaagaccctcatttttttttttcctgaaaggaattgtgtttttaacatttttaaataaaacttattttaatgcTAAAAGTGTAAGTCCTATAGTATTTATAAGTTAACATGAAGCATGTTTGAATGAAAATAAGTGCAAAGTGACAAAATGAATGCcaattctatttaaaatgaaaaggaacaagaaaTTCTGTATAGAATTACTTTCAGGGcttagattaaaaatttaaattgggAAATCAAACTGGTACTTCCTAATTCATGAGTGAAACCtcgatgtatttattttaaatgattttttttaaagattttatttatttatttgacagagatcacaagttggagggcgggcggggcagggagcaggctccctgctgaacagagaacctgatgtggcagtaccctgagatcatgacctgagctgaaggcagaggcttaacccactgagccacacagttgcCCCAATTTTAAATTGTACGTTACCAAGTTTAATCATGTGTGAtgttttcagtaattttaaaactaagaTCCGTGAAACTCTTTAAATGACATTAACTTTGTTACATTTCAAGTCTTCTAGATCCTAGAAGATTGATAACTTGGTAAATACACCTGtacctaaaataaaattagttttagtCCCCGAagttttatgtataaaattttgGTAGCTAACCTGGAGATGATTATATATTTGAACTATTTCttagagaaatttaatttttaatttaaaaacctaattttcatactgtttttagtgatttatttatatttttaggccTTCCAGCAGTggataataattttaattttttaaaataattttaatttccatgGTCTGGGAGTGTTACTAAGAGAATTTTGTTAATGATGAGTGTGCCATTGCAAGAATTTAGTATCTCAGTTATGAAAAATCCATAGTTAAGATACTGGTCTATACTACCAACATGAGAACTGTATAAGGAGACAGCTATCTGTTTGGCAATATTAAATgaatgcattttgaaataaacatCGTGTCGCTCTATCTTTTTAGGCACATTCTGtactttcctttttcaattaacatatttttaaagataactggATTTTTCATTTGATATAAGTAGTATATGTGCAAATAGGGAGCTATagttaaaatttgtaatttttatgtgTGCAAATTATACTAGTGGTGTGTGCACGGCAGCATAGAAGACGATGCCCGGCCTTTCAAAGGAACCGGTGTAGAAGAGCATGGAGTCCTAAATGCGTTTgacttaaaagcaaaaaacaaaaacaaaacccaccttcCTTATAGTTAATTTAGATTTAGtcgtttttctcttttctgtgtgaTCAAGTATATTTGTGGTAAGAAAAAGCACTCACTTAAATGGATTTTTATCTTCTATAATTATCTATTTACTTCATTTAATATTCCCACATTGTCCAGGAGGGTCATACTGTCATTTGCATTTCTGGTATCTtgtcaatatttaaaaagtgtattcACGCGACTCGAAAACCTGGAAAATAGTAACTGAGGGAATGCACCCACACACATGGTTTTCCCTCTCAGTCCCCAGACATCTCTCCAGTGCCTTGTCTCTTCCCAGCCTgcagacagagcaggaaaaaaatgttttgaagctGCCTATTTTTCCACGTTCTCAAAAGAAAACGCTGCACAACCA
This genomic stretch from Mustela erminea isolate mMusErm1 chromosome 11, mMusErm1.Pri, whole genome shotgun sequence harbors:
- the DUS4L gene encoding LOW QUALITY PROTEIN: tRNA-dihydrouridine(20a/20b) synthase [NAD(P)+]-like (The sequence of the model RefSeq protein was modified relative to this genomic sequence to represent the inferred CDS: inserted 1 base in 1 codon), coding for MKSDCMQTTVCQEXKKDPIEMLHSGQLVKVCAPMVRYSKLAFRTLVRKYSCDLCYTPMIVAADFVRSIKARDSEFTTNQGDCPLIVQFAANDARLLSDAARIVCPYANGVDINCGCPQRWAMAEGYGACLINKPELVRDMVKQVRNQVENPRFSVSIKIRIHDDLTRTVDLCRKAEATGVSWITVHGRTVEERHQPVHYEAIKIIKENMSIPVIANGDIRNLKEAENVWHITGTDGVMVARGLLANPAMFAGYEETPLKCIWDWVDIALELGTPYMCFHQHLMYMMEKITSRQEKRVFNALSSTSAVLDYLTDHYGI